One genomic window of Garra rufa chromosome 2, GarRuf1.0, whole genome shotgun sequence includes the following:
- the LOC141325582 gene encoding echinoderm microtubule-associated protein-like 4 isoform X4: MDGFAGSLDDSISAASTSDVQDRLSSLELRVQQQEDELMVMKAALADVLRRLAQSEDSAAAAKKQQSSKGQTPLREAYSMSCIANGSSSGRKSHRDSSTVSVARKETLSSAAKSGGERKKDKPLMEGIKEKEEPPQANDKTPSAPSTPQAPSPSSNPPSPHPPQPQRQLSENKGSTPAKSRGSSAKRGGMERSQSSTWDSGEENRNKLVKAASTSKLLSKVVKNAEKHRDPVISQAKMSTREKNSQEGEYVKVFMRGRPITMFIPSDVENYDDVRTELPPERLKLEWVYGYRGRDCRANVYLLPTGEIVYFIASVVVLFNYEERTQRHYLGHTDCVKCLAVHPDKIRIATGQIAGVDKDGRPLQPHVRVWDSVSLSTLQIIGLGTFERGVGSLAFSKADSGIHLSVIDDSNEHMLTVWDWQKKSKIAEIKTTNEVVLAVEFHPTDANTIVTCGKSHIFFWTWSGSSLARKQGIFGKYEKPKFVQCLAFLNNGDILTGDSGGIMLIWTRSTAEPAPGKGPKGAFQISRQIKAHDGSVFTLCQMRNGTLLTGGGKDHKIILWDHDLNPERDIEVPDQYGTIRAVAEGKGEQFLVGTSRNFILRGTFNDGFQVEVQGHTDELWGLATHPFKDLFLSCAQDRQVCLWNSVDHTLEWTRLLDEHGHCADFHPSGSVVAIGTHSGKWYALDAETRDLVAIHTDGNEQLSVMRYSVDGTLLAVGSHDNFIYLYTVSDKGRKYSRYGKCTGHSSYITHLDWSPDNKFIMSNSGDYEILYWDIPNGCKLIRNRSECKDIDWATYTCVLGFHVFGVWPEGSDGTDINALVRSHNRKVIALADDFCKVHLFQYPCSKSKAPSHKYSAHSSHVTNVSFMYSDSHLVSTGGKDMSIMQWRLVEKTSSLVHSDSSLGLGDSLLHNSTHRTLASVPSVPHTPTEPMPVPASLPINTQPNTNTPPPTPPEPLHMVTPNGQQGGSPETPPPSDEATPPSDSTLSPKDSLEPSDDTATPSDEGTTFNPPL, from the exons GTCAGACCCCGCTGCGTGAAGCGTATTCAATGTCCTGTATTGCCAATGGCAGTTCCAGCGGCCGCAAATCTCACAGAGACAGTTCCACAGTGTCCGTAGCCAGGAAAGAGACACTCTCCTCCGCCGCCAAGAg TGGTGGCGAGCGGAAAAAAGACAAGCCTCTGATGGAGGGGATCAAGGAGAAAGAGGAGCCGCCACAGGCTAACGATAAAACCCCCTCAGCGCCCAGCACCCCTCAGGCACCGTCCCCTTCCAGCAACCCCCCCTCCCCTCATCCCCCACAGCCCCAAAGACAGCTTTCGGAGAACAAGGGGTCAACCCCGGCCAAAAG CAGGGGTAGCAGTGCAAAGCGTGGAGGAATGGAGCGTTCTCAGAGTAGCACGTGGGACAGTGGAGAGGAGAACAGGAATAAGCTGGTGAAAGCAGCCTCCACCTCCAAACTGCTGTCCAAAGTGGTGAAGAATGCAGAGAA ACACAGAGATCCAGTCATCAGCCAAG CTAAAATGTCAACCCGTGAAAAAAACAGCCAAG AGGGAGAATATGTTAAAGTGTTCATGCGAGGACGACCCATTACAATGTTCATCCCATCGGACGTGGAGAACTACGATGATGTCCGCACTGAACTTCCCCCAGAGAGACTCAAACTGGAGTGGGT ATATGGCTACAGGGGACGTGACTGCCGTGCAAACGTGTACTTGCTGCCCACCGGGGAGATCGTATATTTCATTGCCTCGGTGGTTGTGCTCTTCAACTATGAGGAGAGGACACAGCGGCACTATTTAGGACACACTGACTGTGTCAAATG TCTTGCTGTTCACCCAGATAAGATCCGTATTGCCACAGGACAGATAGCAGGCGTGGATAAGGATGGCAGG CCGCTTCAGCCTCACGTAAGAGTTTGGGACTCTGTCAGTCTGTCCACGCTGCAGATCATCGGCCTCGGCACCTTTGAGAGAGGAGTTGGATCCCTTGCTTTCTCTAAAGCC gacTCAGGCATTCATCTCAGTGTGATTGATGACTCTAATGAGCACATGCTGACTGTGTGGGACTGGCAGAAGAAATCAAAAATCGCTGAGATTAAG acaaccAATGAAGTGGTCTTAGCGGTGGAGTTTCACCCGACTGACGCCAACACCATTGTCACGTGTGGGAAATCCCATATCTTCTTCTGGACCTGGAGCGGTTCCTCACTCGCACGCAAACAAGGCATCTTCGGC AAATACGAGAAGCCCAAATTTGTCCAGTGTTTGGCCTTCCTCAATAATGGAGACATCCTGACTGGAGACTCAGGAGGAATCATGCTGATATGGACCCGCAGCACCGCTGAACCAGCACCAGGGAAAGGGCCAAAAG GAGCATTTCAGATCTCGCGTCAGATCAAGGCTCATGACGGCAGCGTCTTCACTCTGTGTCAGATGAGGAACGGCACTCTGCTCACAGGGGGCGGCAAAGACCACAAGATCATTCTGTGGGACCACGACCTGAATCCGGAAAGAGACATCGAG GTTCCAGATCAGTATGGCACTATTCGTGCAGTAGCCGAGGGCAAGGGGGAGCAGTTTTTGGTGGGCACATCACGCAACTTCATTCTGAGAGGCACCTTCAACGATGGATTCCAGGTGGAAGTGCAG GGACACACGGATGAGCTGTGGGGTCTGGCCACCCACCCGTTCAAGGACTTGTTCCTCAGCTGTGCTCAGGACAGACAGGTGTGTCTGTGGAACTCAGTGGACCACACGCTGGAATGGACCAGACTGCTGGAC gaGCACGGACACTGCGCAGACTTCCATCCTAGCGGTTCGGTTGTTGCCATTGGTACTCACTCAGGGAA GTGGTATGCTCTGGACGCAGAGACGCGAGACCTGGTGGCCATTCACACAGACGGCAATGAGCAGCTGTCAGTAATGCGCTACTCTGTCG ATGGCACGCTGCTGGCAGTGGGATCACATGATAACTTCATTTACCTCTACACAGTGTCGGATAAGGGACGCAAGTACAGCAGATATGGGAAATGCACT GGACATTCCAGCTACATTACACATCTTGACTGGTCCCCCGACAACAAGTTCATCATGTCCAACTCAGGAGACTACGAAATCCTTTACT GGGACATTCCAAACGGTTGTAAGTTGATTCGAAACCGTTCTGAGTGCAAGGACATCGACTGGGCCACGTATACCTGCGTGCTAGGATTCCACGTCTTTG GTGTTTGGCCCGAGGGCTCAGATGGGACAGATATCAATGCCCTTGTGCGATCTCACAACAGGAAGGTGATCGCTCTGGCTGATGACTTCTGTAAAGTGCACCTTTTCCAGTACCCTTGCTCAAAATCGAAG GCCCCAAGCCACAAGTACAGCGCCCACAGCAGTCACGTGACAAACGTGAGCTTCATGTACAGTGACAGTCACTTGGTTTCAACGGGCGGCAAGGACATGAGCATCATGCAGTGGCGTTTGGTGGAGAAGACCTCATCCTTGGTGCACAGCGACTCCAGCTTGGGCCTGGGCGATTCCCTGCTTCACAACTCCACCCATCGCACCCTGGCATCGGTACCCAGCGTTCCCCACACTCCTACTGAGCCCATGCCGGTGCCAGCCTCGCTACCCATCAACACCCAACCCAACACCAACACTCCCCCTCCAACTCCCCCTGAACCCCTGCACATGGTTACTCCTAATGGACAGCAGGGTGGCTCCCCAGAAACCCCGCCCCCTTCGGATGAGGCCACGCCCCCATCCGACAGCACCCTGAGCCCCAAGGACAGCCTAGAGCCTAGCGACGATACAGCCACAC
- the LOC141325582 gene encoding echinoderm microtubule-associated protein-like 4 isoform X3: protein MEDSTTGLAPVCNSTATLNHHCADDSISAASTSDVQDRLSSLELRVQQQEDELMVMKAALADVLRRLAQSEDSAAAAKKQQSSKGQTPLREAYSMSCIANGSSSGRKSHRDSSTVSVARKETLSSAAKSGGERKKDKPLMEGIKEKEEPPQANDKTPSAPSTPQAPSPSSNPPSPHPPQPQRQLSENKGSTPAKSRGSSAKRGGMERSQSSTWDSGEENRNKLVKAASTSKLLSKVVKNAEKHRDPVISQEGEYVKVFMRGRPITMFIPSDVENYDDVRTELPPERLKLEWVYGYRGRDCRANVYLLPTGEIVYFIASVVVLFNYEERTQRHYLGHTDCVKCLAVHPDKIRIATGQIAGVDKDGRPLQPHVRVWDSVSLSTLQIIGLGTFERGVGSLAFSKADSGIHLSVIDDSNEHMLTVWDWQKKSKIAEIKTTNEVVLAVEFHPTDANTIVTCGKSHIFFWTWSGSSLARKQGIFGKYEKPKFVQCLAFLNNGDILTGDSGGIMLIWTRSTAEPAPGKGPKGAFQISRQIKAHDGSVFTLCQMRNGTLLTGGGKDHKIILWDHDLNPERDIEVPDQYGTIRAVAEGKGEQFLVGTSRNFILRGTFNDGFQVEVQGHTDELWGLATHPFKDLFLSCAQDRQVCLWNSVDHTLEWTRLLDEHGHCADFHPSGSVVAIGTHSGKWYALDAETRDLVAIHTDGNEQLSVMRYSVDGTLLAVGSHDNFIYLYTVSDKGRKYSRYGKCTGHSSYITHLDWSPDNKFIMSNSGDYEILYWDIPNGCKLIRNRSECKDIDWATYTCVLGFHVFGVWPEGSDGTDINALVRSHNRKVIALADDFCKVHLFQYPCSKSKAPSHKYSAHSSHVTNVSFMYSDSHLVSTGGKDMSIMQWRLVEKTSSLVHSDSSLGLGDSLLHNSTHRTLASVPSVPHTPTEPMPVPASLPINTQPNTNTPPPTPPEPLHMVTPNGQQGGSPETPPPSDEATPPSDSTLSPKDSLEPSDDTATPSDEGTTFNPPL from the exons GTCAGACCCCGCTGCGTGAAGCGTATTCAATGTCCTGTATTGCCAATGGCAGTTCCAGCGGCCGCAAATCTCACAGAGACAGTTCCACAGTGTCCGTAGCCAGGAAAGAGACACTCTCCTCCGCCGCCAAGAg TGGTGGCGAGCGGAAAAAAGACAAGCCTCTGATGGAGGGGATCAAGGAGAAAGAGGAGCCGCCACAGGCTAACGATAAAACCCCCTCAGCGCCCAGCACCCCTCAGGCACCGTCCCCTTCCAGCAACCCCCCCTCCCCTCATCCCCCACAGCCCCAAAGACAGCTTTCGGAGAACAAGGGGTCAACCCCGGCCAAAAG CAGGGGTAGCAGTGCAAAGCGTGGAGGAATGGAGCGTTCTCAGAGTAGCACGTGGGACAGTGGAGAGGAGAACAGGAATAAGCTGGTGAAAGCAGCCTCCACCTCCAAACTGCTGTCCAAAGTGGTGAAGAATGCAGAGAA ACACAGAGATCCAGTCATCAGCCAAG AGGGAGAATATGTTAAAGTGTTCATGCGAGGACGACCCATTACAATGTTCATCCCATCGGACGTGGAGAACTACGATGATGTCCGCACTGAACTTCCCCCAGAGAGACTCAAACTGGAGTGGGT ATATGGCTACAGGGGACGTGACTGCCGTGCAAACGTGTACTTGCTGCCCACCGGGGAGATCGTATATTTCATTGCCTCGGTGGTTGTGCTCTTCAACTATGAGGAGAGGACACAGCGGCACTATTTAGGACACACTGACTGTGTCAAATG TCTTGCTGTTCACCCAGATAAGATCCGTATTGCCACAGGACAGATAGCAGGCGTGGATAAGGATGGCAGG CCGCTTCAGCCTCACGTAAGAGTTTGGGACTCTGTCAGTCTGTCCACGCTGCAGATCATCGGCCTCGGCACCTTTGAGAGAGGAGTTGGATCCCTTGCTTTCTCTAAAGCC gacTCAGGCATTCATCTCAGTGTGATTGATGACTCTAATGAGCACATGCTGACTGTGTGGGACTGGCAGAAGAAATCAAAAATCGCTGAGATTAAG acaaccAATGAAGTGGTCTTAGCGGTGGAGTTTCACCCGACTGACGCCAACACCATTGTCACGTGTGGGAAATCCCATATCTTCTTCTGGACCTGGAGCGGTTCCTCACTCGCACGCAAACAAGGCATCTTCGGC AAATACGAGAAGCCCAAATTTGTCCAGTGTTTGGCCTTCCTCAATAATGGAGACATCCTGACTGGAGACTCAGGAGGAATCATGCTGATATGGACCCGCAGCACCGCTGAACCAGCACCAGGGAAAGGGCCAAAAG GAGCATTTCAGATCTCGCGTCAGATCAAGGCTCATGACGGCAGCGTCTTCACTCTGTGTCAGATGAGGAACGGCACTCTGCTCACAGGGGGCGGCAAAGACCACAAGATCATTCTGTGGGACCACGACCTGAATCCGGAAAGAGACATCGAG GTTCCAGATCAGTATGGCACTATTCGTGCAGTAGCCGAGGGCAAGGGGGAGCAGTTTTTGGTGGGCACATCACGCAACTTCATTCTGAGAGGCACCTTCAACGATGGATTCCAGGTGGAAGTGCAG GGACACACGGATGAGCTGTGGGGTCTGGCCACCCACCCGTTCAAGGACTTGTTCCTCAGCTGTGCTCAGGACAGACAGGTGTGTCTGTGGAACTCAGTGGACCACACGCTGGAATGGACCAGACTGCTGGAC gaGCACGGACACTGCGCAGACTTCCATCCTAGCGGTTCGGTTGTTGCCATTGGTACTCACTCAGGGAA GTGGTATGCTCTGGACGCAGAGACGCGAGACCTGGTGGCCATTCACACAGACGGCAATGAGCAGCTGTCAGTAATGCGCTACTCTGTCG ATGGCACGCTGCTGGCAGTGGGATCACATGATAACTTCATTTACCTCTACACAGTGTCGGATAAGGGACGCAAGTACAGCAGATATGGGAAATGCACT GGACATTCCAGCTACATTACACATCTTGACTGGTCCCCCGACAACAAGTTCATCATGTCCAACTCAGGAGACTACGAAATCCTTTACT GGGACATTCCAAACGGTTGTAAGTTGATTCGAAACCGTTCTGAGTGCAAGGACATCGACTGGGCCACGTATACCTGCGTGCTAGGATTCCACGTCTTTG GTGTTTGGCCCGAGGGCTCAGATGGGACAGATATCAATGCCCTTGTGCGATCTCACAACAGGAAGGTGATCGCTCTGGCTGATGACTTCTGTAAAGTGCACCTTTTCCAGTACCCTTGCTCAAAATCGAAG GCCCCAAGCCACAAGTACAGCGCCCACAGCAGTCACGTGACAAACGTGAGCTTCATGTACAGTGACAGTCACTTGGTTTCAACGGGCGGCAAGGACATGAGCATCATGCAGTGGCGTTTGGTGGAGAAGACCTCATCCTTGGTGCACAGCGACTCCAGCTTGGGCCTGGGCGATTCCCTGCTTCACAACTCCACCCATCGCACCCTGGCATCGGTACCCAGCGTTCCCCACACTCCTACTGAGCCCATGCCGGTGCCAGCCTCGCTACCCATCAACACCCAACCCAACACCAACACTCCCCCTCCAACTCCCCCTGAACCCCTGCACATGGTTACTCCTAATGGACAGCAGGGTGGCTCCCCAGAAACCCCGCCCCCTTCGGATGAGGCCACGCCCCCATCCGACAGCACCCTGAGCCCCAAGGACAGCCTAGAGCCTAGCGACGATACAGCCACAC
- the LOC141325582 gene encoding echinoderm microtubule-associated protein-like 4 isoform X2 → MEDSTTGLAPVCNSTATLNHHCADDSISAASTSDVQDRLSSLELRVQQQEDELMVMKAALADVLRRLAQSEDSAAAAKKQQSSKGQTPLREAYSMSCIANGSSSGRKSHRDSSTVSVARKETLSSAAKSGGERKKDKPLMEGIKEKEEPPQANDKTPSAPSTPQAPSPSSNPPSPHPPQPQRQLSENKGSTPAKRGSSAKRGGMERSQSSTWDSGEENRNKLVKAASTSKLLSKVVKNAEKHRDPVISQAKMSTREKNSQEGEYVKVFMRGRPITMFIPSDVENYDDVRTELPPERLKLEWVYGYRGRDCRANVYLLPTGEIVYFIASVVVLFNYEERTQRHYLGHTDCVKCLAVHPDKIRIATGQIAGVDKDGRPLQPHVRVWDSVSLSTLQIIGLGTFERGVGSLAFSKADSGIHLSVIDDSNEHMLTVWDWQKKSKIAEIKTTNEVVLAVEFHPTDANTIVTCGKSHIFFWTWSGSSLARKQGIFGKYEKPKFVQCLAFLNNGDILTGDSGGIMLIWTRSTAEPAPGKGPKGAFQISRQIKAHDGSVFTLCQMRNGTLLTGGGKDHKIILWDHDLNPERDIEVPDQYGTIRAVAEGKGEQFLVGTSRNFILRGTFNDGFQVEVQGHTDELWGLATHPFKDLFLSCAQDRQVCLWNSVDHTLEWTRLLDEHGHCADFHPSGSVVAIGTHSGKWYALDAETRDLVAIHTDGNEQLSVMRYSVDGTLLAVGSHDNFIYLYTVSDKGRKYSRYGKCTGHSSYITHLDWSPDNKFIMSNSGDYEILYWDIPNGCKLIRNRSECKDIDWATYTCVLGFHVFGVWPEGSDGTDINALVRSHNRKVIALADDFCKVHLFQYPCSKSKAPSHKYSAHSSHVTNVSFMYSDSHLVSTGGKDMSIMQWRLVEKTSSLVHSDSSLGLGDSLLHNSTHRTLASVPSVPHTPTEPMPVPASLPINTQPNTNTPPPTPPEPLHMVTPNGQQGGSPETPPPSDEATPPSDSTLSPKDSLEPSDDTATPSDEGTTFNPPL, encoded by the exons GTCAGACCCCGCTGCGTGAAGCGTATTCAATGTCCTGTATTGCCAATGGCAGTTCCAGCGGCCGCAAATCTCACAGAGACAGTTCCACAGTGTCCGTAGCCAGGAAAGAGACACTCTCCTCCGCCGCCAAGAg TGGTGGCGAGCGGAAAAAAGACAAGCCTCTGATGGAGGGGATCAAGGAGAAAGAGGAGCCGCCACAGGCTAACGATAAAACCCCCTCAGCGCCCAGCACCCCTCAGGCACCGTCCCCTTCCAGCAACCCCCCCTCCCCTCATCCCCCACAGCCCCAAAGACAGCTTTCGGAGAACAAGGGGTCAACCCCGGCCAAAAG GGGTAGCAGTGCAAAGCGTGGAGGAATGGAGCGTTCTCAGAGTAGCACGTGGGACAGTGGAGAGGAGAACAGGAATAAGCTGGTGAAAGCAGCCTCCACCTCCAAACTGCTGTCCAAAGTGGTGAAGAATGCAGAGAA ACACAGAGATCCAGTCATCAGCCAAG CTAAAATGTCAACCCGTGAAAAAAACAGCCAAG AGGGAGAATATGTTAAAGTGTTCATGCGAGGACGACCCATTACAATGTTCATCCCATCGGACGTGGAGAACTACGATGATGTCCGCACTGAACTTCCCCCAGAGAGACTCAAACTGGAGTGGGT ATATGGCTACAGGGGACGTGACTGCCGTGCAAACGTGTACTTGCTGCCCACCGGGGAGATCGTATATTTCATTGCCTCGGTGGTTGTGCTCTTCAACTATGAGGAGAGGACACAGCGGCACTATTTAGGACACACTGACTGTGTCAAATG TCTTGCTGTTCACCCAGATAAGATCCGTATTGCCACAGGACAGATAGCAGGCGTGGATAAGGATGGCAGG CCGCTTCAGCCTCACGTAAGAGTTTGGGACTCTGTCAGTCTGTCCACGCTGCAGATCATCGGCCTCGGCACCTTTGAGAGAGGAGTTGGATCCCTTGCTTTCTCTAAAGCC gacTCAGGCATTCATCTCAGTGTGATTGATGACTCTAATGAGCACATGCTGACTGTGTGGGACTGGCAGAAGAAATCAAAAATCGCTGAGATTAAG acaaccAATGAAGTGGTCTTAGCGGTGGAGTTTCACCCGACTGACGCCAACACCATTGTCACGTGTGGGAAATCCCATATCTTCTTCTGGACCTGGAGCGGTTCCTCACTCGCACGCAAACAAGGCATCTTCGGC AAATACGAGAAGCCCAAATTTGTCCAGTGTTTGGCCTTCCTCAATAATGGAGACATCCTGACTGGAGACTCAGGAGGAATCATGCTGATATGGACCCGCAGCACCGCTGAACCAGCACCAGGGAAAGGGCCAAAAG GAGCATTTCAGATCTCGCGTCAGATCAAGGCTCATGACGGCAGCGTCTTCACTCTGTGTCAGATGAGGAACGGCACTCTGCTCACAGGGGGCGGCAAAGACCACAAGATCATTCTGTGGGACCACGACCTGAATCCGGAAAGAGACATCGAG GTTCCAGATCAGTATGGCACTATTCGTGCAGTAGCCGAGGGCAAGGGGGAGCAGTTTTTGGTGGGCACATCACGCAACTTCATTCTGAGAGGCACCTTCAACGATGGATTCCAGGTGGAAGTGCAG GGACACACGGATGAGCTGTGGGGTCTGGCCACCCACCCGTTCAAGGACTTGTTCCTCAGCTGTGCTCAGGACAGACAGGTGTGTCTGTGGAACTCAGTGGACCACACGCTGGAATGGACCAGACTGCTGGAC gaGCACGGACACTGCGCAGACTTCCATCCTAGCGGTTCGGTTGTTGCCATTGGTACTCACTCAGGGAA GTGGTATGCTCTGGACGCAGAGACGCGAGACCTGGTGGCCATTCACACAGACGGCAATGAGCAGCTGTCAGTAATGCGCTACTCTGTCG ATGGCACGCTGCTGGCAGTGGGATCACATGATAACTTCATTTACCTCTACACAGTGTCGGATAAGGGACGCAAGTACAGCAGATATGGGAAATGCACT GGACATTCCAGCTACATTACACATCTTGACTGGTCCCCCGACAACAAGTTCATCATGTCCAACTCAGGAGACTACGAAATCCTTTACT GGGACATTCCAAACGGTTGTAAGTTGATTCGAAACCGTTCTGAGTGCAAGGACATCGACTGGGCCACGTATACCTGCGTGCTAGGATTCCACGTCTTTG GTGTTTGGCCCGAGGGCTCAGATGGGACAGATATCAATGCCCTTGTGCGATCTCACAACAGGAAGGTGATCGCTCTGGCTGATGACTTCTGTAAAGTGCACCTTTTCCAGTACCCTTGCTCAAAATCGAAG GCCCCAAGCCACAAGTACAGCGCCCACAGCAGTCACGTGACAAACGTGAGCTTCATGTACAGTGACAGTCACTTGGTTTCAACGGGCGGCAAGGACATGAGCATCATGCAGTGGCGTTTGGTGGAGAAGACCTCATCCTTGGTGCACAGCGACTCCAGCTTGGGCCTGGGCGATTCCCTGCTTCACAACTCCACCCATCGCACCCTGGCATCGGTACCCAGCGTTCCCCACACTCCTACTGAGCCCATGCCGGTGCCAGCCTCGCTACCCATCAACACCCAACCCAACACCAACACTCCCCCTCCAACTCCCCCTGAACCCCTGCACATGGTTACTCCTAATGGACAGCAGGGTGGCTCCCCAGAAACCCCGCCCCCTTCGGATGAGGCCACGCCCCCATCCGACAGCACCCTGAGCCCCAAGGACAGCCTAGAGCCTAGCGACGATACAGCCACAC